CCCTCGCAGTCGTGGGAGACATCCGCGAGCGAGGCGACGCGCTGGGGTGGTACGCCGTCGGCGACCGCGGTCTGACCGAGACGTTCGCGCCGAGTCCGGCCACGAACCAACACCGGCTAATCACGGAGCGGCTGCGGTCGCTGGAACCGACCGTCGCGGAGTCCGAGGGACAGTCAGACTGGACGGACCCGGCACAGGCCCGACAGACCGCGACCCGGCTGGACGGCGAGACGGCGTTCGATAGCAAACTGAAGCCGTTCCTGTCGGACACGAACGCCTACGTCAAACGGTTCGCCGACCAGCCGCTCTTTGGCGGCCTCCGGACGGCCGAGACCCGTATCCACGGCGACCTCCGAACGATACTTGTCACCGACGACCGGAACCAGACCGAGCTCCGGGAGACGGTCCGGAACGCCCGACGGGGGAACGGGGAGGTCGTGGTCTTTCTGACCCCGTCAGTGCTGTTCGAGGCGCAGTCGTTAGCCGACGTCGACGACGCCTACCGACGGTATCAGGCCTTCGAGGACTTCCGGGAGGAACTCGGCTCGCTATCGAGAGTCACCGTGTTCGAGGTCAGCCCCACCGAGCGACTTTCGACCGTCCTCGCTGCCGACGACAGTGAGCGGGGGGTACCACAGTGACACCGGCACCGGCTGATTCGGAGGCGAGTTCGTCGAACTCCACCCGGTTGGACGCCTTGCGCTGGTCGTCGTGGCGGGGGTGGGCCGACCTCGTCGTTCTGGTGGCCGTGCTGGTGACCTTCTGGGACCTCGGCGGGCTCTTCGGGGCCTTCGGCTGGCTCCTCGTCGTCGCGGCCTGGGCGGTGGTTCCGCGGACCGTCGCGTTCGTCATCGGCCAGTTCGTTCTGGTCGTGCTCGCCCCGCCGGGTCTCCCACTGACGGCAGTCGCGCCCGGGGCGGCGGCGCTTATCGCGCTGCTCCTGATCGACTTGCGCTCGGAGTCTCGACCGCTCTTCGGCACGGTCGTGTTTCTGGGGTTCGCGGCCTTGCTGGGTGTCCTCACGGGCGGGCTCGCCCGCTCCGTCGGACTCCTCGCGGCCGCTGGTACTCTGCTGGCTGCCGTCGGGCTCCTCGCGTACCTGTTACATCGCTACTCGCTCTTGCCCGTCGAGTCGGCGTCGACCGCGACGGAACCGTGACCGGACTCCGGTCGGTGGAGGGTGTTTTCTTCGACGACCGAAAGCGACACAATAATCAGGACGCGCTCTCCAGAGCCGTGTAACCGGGCGCCAGCTCCCACCACAAATGAGCACCAAGGGCCACGCCACCGAAGCGACCGACGACGAACACTCCCGTGAGGAGCTGCGCACACAACTCGAACTCCTGGCCGAGGAAAACGAGCGGCTCCACGAATCGTACGTGCAGGCCAAGACGACACAGTACCGCCAGACAGCTATCGGACTCTGTCTCGTCGGCGTCCTGGCAGTCGGCGGCGCAGTACTCCTCCCGAACGCGCGCGACGTCCTCGTTGCCCTCGCGGGTATCGGACTGTTCGGCGCTGTTCTCACCTACTACCTCACCCCGGCGACGTTCGTCTCCGCGGAGGTCGGCAGGGACATCTACTCGGTGTTTGCCGGCAACGAGGCGGCGCTGGTCTCGGAGCTGGGCCTGTCGGACGAGCGCGTCTACGTCCCGGTACGGAACGGTGACGAGGTCCGGTTGTTCGTCCCGCAGCGGTGGCCCTACGTCCTACCGGAGGAACGCGAGCTGTCCGGGACTATCGTGGTCCCCGAGGGCGACGCCACGCGCGGACTGGCGCTGGAACCCAGTGGGGGTCGCCTCTTGACAGCCGTGGAGGACGCCGTCAGCGGCGCGCTGGCCACCGAGCCCACGACCCTCACCGACCAGCTCTCCGACGCCGTGGTCGAGCAGTTCGAGATAGCCGAACACATCTCGAAGGGGACGGACACCGACGACGGGACCATTACGGTCGCCGTCCGCGGGTCCGTCTACGGCAAGCCGACGCAGTTCGACCACCCGATAGCGTCCCTCCTCGCCGTGGGTCTGGCGTCCGGCCTCGGCGAACCGGTGTCCCTCGACGTGAACGAGGCCACTGACAACGAGGATACGTTCTTCGTCACCTGTAGCTGGGACGAGTAGCACGGAGCGGGTTGGGGTTAGACGGTCAGGACCACGACATTTATATCTGGGACCTACCTCTTCAAGGAAAATGAGTCGGCTGCGAAATATATGGTTGCTCGTCCCGCGGCCACTCGCACGGGTCCCGGCCGACCTGGCAGCAGTCGGCGTGCTGGTACTCGCCACCAACGTACTGGTGTTTCTCCCAGTACTCCGGGACACTCCACTTCGCGTACTCGTCGGCATTCCACTGGTGCTGTTCGCGCCCGGATACGCCCTACTCGCGGCCCTGTTTCCCGAATCGGGACTGGAAAAATCGTCCGTGAGAGACGACAGCGAACCCAAGCTGGACTCCCCAGCGGAGGGCGTCAGCATCGGGGGACTGGAGCGGGTGGCCCTATCGCTGGGACTGAGTATCGCCGTCGTGGCGCTCGCGGGGCTGTTGTTGAACTACACCCCGTGGGGAATCAGGTCAGTACCCATCATGGTCGCTCTCTCCGGATTTACGCTATCGTTCACCGGTATCGCCGTCCGTCGCCGGTGGGTGATACCGGAAGCGGACCGGTTTCGGGTTCCGTACCGAGACTGGTACGCGCGTGCCCGAGCGGAATTCGTCGCTCCCGACTCACAGACCGACCTCGTCCTCAACGTGGGGCTCGTGGTGAGCGTGTTACTGTTAGCCACGAGCGTCGGATACGCCGTCTCCGTCCCACAGGAGGGCGAATCCTTCTCGGAGTTCTATCTGGTCACGGAGAACGAGTCCGGGCAACTGGTCGCCGACGACTATCCCACCGAGTTCGACCGCGGCCAGCCGCGGTCGCTGGTAGTGGGCATCAGCAACAACGAACACGAGCAGACGTCGTACACAGTCATCGTCCAGTTACAGCGTGTCACGCGGTTGGACAACGAGACCCGCATAGACGAATCGACGCAGCTGGCTCGGTACCAACCCACGCTGGCACACAACGAGACGTGGACACGACAACACTCGGTCGCCCCGGAGACGACCGGCAGTGGCCTCCGGCTCCGGTATCTGCTCTACCGCGGTCAGGTCGACGAGCCTATCGACCGCTCGGCCGCCTATCGAAAACTCCACCTCTGGGTGGACGTGACTCAGTAGACACATATTTTTATTTGCGGTGTCGAGAAGTGGTATAAATGAGGCCGGTAGAGCACTTCGCCGTCGCTGTGATTCCAGTCCTCGTATACACCGTTGTTCGTCACCGCCGGCTCCCGTCCGGGCCGGGACTGCTACTGGTCTTGCTCGCGTCCCAGCTGCCCGACATCATCGACAAACCGCTCGCCTGGACGTTCGGTATCATTCCCAGCGGGCGCATGCTGGCACACTCCGTGGTGGTCGCCGTCCCGATTCTCGTCGTGGGCACTGCCATCGCCGCCAGAAAAGGGGCTGGGCGTCGCGCCGTCCTGTTCAGTCTCGTCTATCTCGCACACATCGCGGGCGATTTCTATCAGCTACTCTGGAAGGGTCGGGACGCGTACTTTTATCCGAACCTGTTCTGGCCGCTGATGGAAGCGAATCCGGACCTGAACCCGTCCTTCGCGGCGAACGCTCCGCCGAACGATATGTTCATACTGGTTTCGCTAGTGGTCTTCCCGCTGGTGGTACTGTACGGACTCGTCCACGTGGTTCTGTCCCGCCGACAGAATGGCGATTGGCACAGCTAGGGACTGAAGAGAAAGCCCGACTGTCTGTCCCGGTGTTTTCACGAGCGGGAACTACTCCAGAACGTCTCGACTCGATGTCCGATAAATACTGTCTGGTCCGGTATTTAGGGGCTCTCAGCACGTCTTTACCGATGGCAGGTAGTTACCGCGTGGTAACACGATGGGGTGATGTTGATTATTAGCCACCACGTACTTATGTCGAGAATTCCCCTAATACTATCCACGTCCGCAGTCGTAATATGGTAGTCTCAGTGCCAGAATCTGCCCTCCGGACTCGATAGCTATATGTCAAAAGATAGCGAGCCGACGAAAGAAGAGCTCGAAGCGAGGATTGCGGCGCTCGAACGGATAGTCGAGCGAGCGTTGCCGAGCCGGCGACAGGTACTCAAAGGCCTCGGCGTTCTTGGTGCAGGCGGGATATCGCTCGCAGCAAGCGGTTCGGCGGGTGCTTCCACGGGAGACGCGACACAGATCGGTACCCCCTCCGATAGACCGACCATCTACGCGGACGACATCGACGCGAACGCTCTCACTGTCGATACCGTCGAGAGCCACATCGACAACGGGACGAGAATCGTCCACGACGTATCTGAACTCCAGCGGACGCTAAACGATGCGGCCGATGCCGCCTCCGCGGACAGGCCACAGGCGGTCCATCTCGTCCCCGACAGGGTCTACGATATCACGGAGACGATAACCGTGCCCAGATTCGTCACTCTGTACAGTAACGCAGCTATCTTGCGCGTTCAAGAAGACAGAGACATCATCCGTATGGACGGAGGGAGCAGACAGGACGGTGTCTTGAAAATCAAGGTTCACGACTCGGTCAACTACAGTTCGGACGCGTTGAAGATATCCGCAGTCAGTTCACCCACAACACCGATTGCCAGGGCAGAATCAAACGTCGTTATCGGCGGTCCAGTGACCGTCGTCGGGTCCCGAAGCGGTGGCGCCGGCCTGGTTCTAGAAGGCGGTGACACATCCGGAAAGTACGTCACGCACTGCTATCTCAACGTGGTTACGATTGCCGGATTCGACATCGGAATCGATGCTCGATCAGGTGCCAAAGGTAACGGATTTCTCAACAGCAACAAAGTTCCGAACTGTACCTTCCTGTTCTGCAACACGGCGATTCGACACACGGGAGCGTCCGAAGCGAAGGTACTGATCGGTGGGCACATTCAGGGCAGCAACGTCGATATCGGAGTCGATTCGTCAGATGCCGACGTCCCGATTACTGGCGGGTCAGTTCGATTTGACGGTCACTTCGAGGACGTTCACCAGACCAGATATCCCGTCCGCGGAGGCGATATGAAAATCACGACGAGGGGTGGCATTTCGAACTGGAACAGCGACGGTCAGAACTGGTCCGGGTTGGGGCTTGGCACCACTATCGACGGGTTCGGCTACGAAAGCTCGGACGCCGTGGAACCGCACCCGCGTAACTGGCGTCCCGGAGACATGGTAATCTTTCAGAACACTGCTGACGGCAGCGGCAGCGGGCTCTACGTACGGACCGCACAGTGGCAGATGGCAAAAATCAGTGATGCGCCGCCACAGCCAAACAACAACAGTCTCTTCGAGTAGCGCAGAACGACAGGCCCGCTGGGTGTCGGGTTACCGGTATCCGAGCGCTTCGAGCTGGTCCTGTACCATCGCCGACGCCTCGCCCTCGATATCCATGTCGTCCCAGCTGTCCGGAAGCTGTGCCACTAGCCGCTCCATGGTTTCCTCCGATAGCGTGTCGAACGTCTCGCCACCGGCGTCTTTCACTGTCGCGCCCAGCGTGATATCTCTCGTCTGAGAGCGAATCACCTTCTCGTTCCCCTGATATACCGCTTTTCGTTCCGTTCCGTACCGGGTCGCCTCACAGACGGTCGAGCGGTCCGACGGAATCCCCTCGAACCAGCTGACACCGTCGAACGTCGGGTCCGTGATACCCACGCCGTCACAGATTGTGCGTGGGATATCCCTGCCGTTAGGCAAGCCGGCAAACGTCGGGCCGTCGCGTGACGGATGATGCACCGCTAGTGGCACTCGGGCGATCTCATCCAGCGGTGTGCCCCCGTGTCCGACACCGTAGTTCGGGCGCGAATCCGCGAACTGCTTGTCGAGTTCGTGGTTCTCCCACATGGCTTCGCCGTGGTCACCGACGACGACAACGAGCGTGTCGTCCAAGATTTCAGAGAGGTGTGATTCGAGGGTGTCCTCTACGTAGTCGAGCGCCGCTTGGTAGAGTCGGAGTCGTTGTTCGCGCCACTGAGGCGGTGCAGCACTGTAGTCCTCGGTGTACTTGTCCAGTTCGGCCAGTCCTTCGAGGGACGTATCGACGTCTCGGTTTCGGACGTACTCCTCCGGTGGCTCTATCGGGGCGTGCAGGTCACCGAGCTGCAGGTAGGCGTAGCTCAGCTCCCGATTGCGCCGCCAGCTTCGGTAGTCGGAGAGCACCGTTTCGGCGGGCGCGTCCCCGTAGACACGGTGGGACTGGTACCAGCCGTTGAGCGCGAGATACGGTGTGATGAACGCACTCCCGAGGTACGTCTCGTACCCCGCCGCTTCGAGCACCGCGGGGAGAGTCTCGGTGCCACCGTACTGCTTTGGAATGGCGAACGACTCGTCGTCCGGGTGCGTGTGCGCGACGGCGCCGTGTTCGTGCGGTGGGAGGCCAGTCTGCATCGACGTGACCGACGGAAACGTCCACGTCCCGGGAGCGACGGCTCTGGTGAAATCCAGCTGTAGGAGGTCCGGCGCAAAATCCGGTCGCAGCGCGTCGATAACCAGCACGACAACGTGGTCCGGTGCGTCGGGACCGGCCGTGGGCGACGCTGTCACCTCGTTCTGGTGCTTTTTGTCCGCCTGGCGCGAGAGATATCGATAGTACAGCGGACCGAAGTGAGTTTGCAAGTCTAACGGAGCCTTCTTCTGGGCTTTCCGAGCTAACTCGGTTATACGAGACATTCTCTCTAAAATTACGAAGGACCTCCGTCGTATTTATCGATGGCTACTTCGATGCGCTACTGGTAGTTTTTATTATATGTTTGCCCCTCTAAATTTAACTTCTATGGGGGAGATTGTACCGAAGTGAGGGAATCAGAAGTATGTATATCGTCCAATGGCTCCGGGAAAGCAAGGTGCGCATCCGACAGGACGGGATGACCGGTGCGAAGCGTTCATTGCAGCCAGTCAAGAACAAACTGATATCTCTGGGGGACGTTCTCACAGACTCCGGACGACCGATTTACGAGTTCGACTGGGACCTCCTCGTTATCCTCGACGCCTGTCGACTAGATCTGATGCGGGAAGTGGCAGACGAATACGAGTGGATCGAGGACCTCGGGTCGATACGGTCCGTCAACAGCGCGACCGCCGCCTGGATGCGGGATACGTTTGTCCAGTCGTATCGTGAAGAGATGGCTGAAACGTCGTACGTCTGTGGGAACCCGTTCAGCGAAAGCCAGTTACGGGCGGGCGATTTTGCGGAACTTGCCGAGATATGGCAGTCCGCATGGGTGGAACCGGGAACGGTACCCCCAGAGGCGATTACCGACGAGACTATTCGGCGGATGCGTGATTCCGATACCGAGCGCGTCATCGCTCACTACATGCAGCCCCACTGTCCGTTCCTCGACGCTGACGACCTGAGCAAAGGGAAGGAACTGGACAATTTCGGCGATCAGGAGTGGCGAGATGTCTGGGAGAAACTGTCCGACGGGTCTCTGGAGAAGCAGGAAGTTTGGGAGGGGTATCGGCATAACCTGCGCGCCGGACTCGACGAAGTCGAGACGCTCCTGAACAACGTCGATGCTGACCGCGTAATCGTGACATCGGATCACGGCAACGCACTCGGGGAGTGGACGGTGTACGGGCACCCGGGCGATATGCCGTTCGATTGCCTCCGAACCGTTCCCTGGATAGAGACAGACGCGACCGACAGCAAGACTAGAGACCCCGAGGATTGGACTGCCAACGAAGCCGATGCCGGACGGACGGAGCAACTGCATGCACTGGGGTACCGCTGACACTGGGTTGCGTTCCCTCTAGAAACGGGCTACATGAACCGTTGCACCGGTTCGAGGTCGATCCCCGTACGTTCTGCAACTCGGTCGAGGAGCTCTCTATCTGTCGAATCGAGGCTTTTGGTCCCGACCGTCGAGATGAGGGCGACGAGTCCGAACAGCGCACCGATGCCACACAGCGCGAGCAGACTGTATTCGTTCCCGCGAGTCACGTATCGGACTCCTACTGCGAAGACGACCGTCACTACGGCGGGTTTGAAATTGTTGAACGCGAACGGATGGATTCCCAAGAGTCGATAGATGATAGCGACTTCCACGACGTTGTACACGACGTAGCCGACGACAGTCGCGAACGCTGCACCGGTAATCCCGTAGCGAGGGATGAGATAGAGATTGAGAGCCACGTTGACCACGAGGCCAGCTAGAGCCGAGCCCAACTCTATTTCGGTCCGGTCCATCGCTTTCACGATATCACCGTCTAGCCCGACCATTGCACGAAAGGACTGTCCAGCGACCAACACAGCGAGTGCCGGCGCAGCAGGGAGATAGGCCACACCGAACAGCGTGCGAACGACATCCTCGGCAAACAGCGAAAAGACGAGCACTATCGGGAGTGTCCCGATTATCAGCCATTTAGTCGAAACGGAGTAGAACGACCCCAGTCCCGAGATATCGCCTTCCTCGTAGTACTGCGTCGCTGTCGGTAAGAAGAGGAACGTAAACGCGGTCATGAGCAGCGTGGAAATCTGTTGGAGTGGCTGTATCGCCCGGTAAAACCCGACTTGGCTCGACTCGAGGAAGTATCCGATCATCAGGATATCGAAATACGAGAGAAACGTGAAGATGTACGTGCTCATCGCGAGCGGCAGCGAAAACCGTCCGAGACGGCCAAGTATCTCTTTTCTGGGACGAAACGTGACGATGTCCGACACCGGATACTGGTCCCGCAAAAAAAAGAGCGCAGAGACGGTGATCAACAACGGCAGGCCGATCCAGTACCCGATAGCCGCGTTGGTCGGCATCCCCAGATACAGCGCGCTACCCAAGAACGCAAAAGGAATCAGCCGGCCGAAGATGTCTCGTGAGAGCACAGCAGCGAGAGACCGCTCTTCGGCTCGTAGTGCGTTGAACACGATGCCTCTGACGATCAGTAGTAGCACGAGCGGGGCGAAGACGACGAGGTAGCTACTCACGAGAGAGTCGTCCACAAACGTCGCGATGAGTTCCCGCGTCATCAGAAGCCCCGCGCCGAGCAATACGCCGGAGAACACTGCCAGAACGAATCCGTGCTGGAGAATCCGGAGTTTGTCTGACCGTTCCGTCTCGGCCGACATGAGGCGGGTCACTCCATCCTGGAGACCGAAGTTTCCGATGCGGCCACAAAGGAGCGTAATCGTGTATGCCAGCGCGAGTGACCCGTACGTCTCTGGGGGCAGAGACCGGACGATGAGCGCTTCTCCGAGGAGACCGAGGGCCTTCCCAAAGACCAATCCGACGAAAACGACCGCTGAGCTTTTAAGAAGGTCACCGATTTTATTTTCGAGCTTCCCCACAGTTGAATTCGGCCTCAACTCTGTGATGGCGGTACAAATGTACTTTGTTTTTGTATGAGAGAACAGATACAATCAGGACCAGAGCGAGTATCGCGATTGATATGACCACCCAGGCCCGAGAGCGTCGTCTGAGTACGACCGACCCGGTGTGGCGTCTACGAGGGTGGCTGATGCGCCCGATACCACAATGAGACGTTATTCGAAGTAGCCCAGATTCCGAAGTGTCTCCTTTACATCGCCCGAGGTTTCGGTTCGGATATCGATTTCGGGTTCGACTGTTCCTGTGTCTCTCGCAGTTGTCTCGGCCCACGGGACCTTTCGTAGCGCAGGGTGTAGTATCCCGACACCGTGGTCGTGGAGGCCGAACTCACCGAAAAGTTCACCATGGTCGGCTGTAATCACGACTTTCTGTGCGGAGAAGTTCTCCAGTAGTCGAGCCACCTCGTCGAGCACGTATCGGAGGTTATCCAGATACTCCGCCCAGATTCTGTCCTTGTCACCACCGTTGCGTAGCTCTTCCAATGGTTTCGCCTGCCAGTCATCGAGAGATGATTGGGAACGGTTGGCGAGATACGGCGCGTGCGGTTGCATGTAGTGGACGATCGTTTTCGTCGGGGATTCGGCCCGTCCGACTCTGATGGTGTAGTCTGTCACGTCTTCAGCGTACGGCGTGTGACCGTGTTCGTGGCGGTCCGACAGGTCCCAGATTCGGTGACACGAGTCCAGATCGTCCGAATCGACCACGTCGCGACTGACGAGGGGAGCGAGCCACCGTTGTGTGCTCATCCACGTCCCCTGGGTCGCGCCCCACTCTGTCCAGTCCGGCTCCTCATCGAGGACGTCCGCAGCGAACCCGTTCGCAGTGATGTACGTAGTCTCGGATATCTGGTCGCTGTACCTCTCCTGAAACGTGTTCGCTATCCATTCTTTGGATGTCGAACCGACCGACCAGATAGCGCCTACATCGCCGATGAAATCGTACTCCGCCCGCACCGCTTCGAGCGCATCGACACGACAACAGTCCAGTACGACAAGTAGGTCCCAGTCGCGGTCGTACACGTTCGTTCCAAGCTGCCACTGCTTGGTCGCTGCCAGGGATCCGAAGGCGCAGAATCCGTACAGTTCC
The genomic region above belongs to Halomicroarcula saliterrae and contains:
- a CDS encoding DUF1616 domain-containing protein, with the protein product MSRLRNIWLLVPRPLARVPADLAAVGVLVLATNVLVFLPVLRDTPLRVLVGIPLVLFAPGYALLAALFPESGLEKSSVRDDSEPKLDSPAEGVSIGGLERVALSLGLSIAVVALAGLLLNYTPWGIRSVPIMVALSGFTLSFTGIAVRRRWVIPEADRFRVPYRDWYARARAEFVAPDSQTDLVLNVGLVVSVLLLATSVGYAVSVPQEGESFSEFYLVTENESGQLVADDYPTEFDRGQPRSLVVGISNNEHEQTSYTVIVQLQRVTRLDNETRIDESTQLARYQPTLAHNETWTRQHSVAPETTGSGLRLRYLLYRGQVDEPIDRSAAYRKLHLWVDVTQ
- a CDS encoding metal-dependent hydrolase, with protein sequence MRPVEHFAVAVIPVLVYTVVRHRRLPSGPGLLLVLLASQLPDIIDKPLAWTFGIIPSGRMLAHSVVVAVPILVVGTAIAARKGAGRRAVLFSLVYLAHIAGDFYQLLWKGRDAYFYPNLFWPLMEANPDLNPSFAANAPPNDMFILVSLVVFPLVVLYGLVHVVLSRRQNGDWHS
- a CDS encoding sulfatase-like hydrolase/transferase, with translation MTASPTAGPDAPDHVVVLVIDALRPDFAPDLLQLDFTRAVAPGTWTFPSVTSMQTGLPPHEHGAVAHTHPDDESFAIPKQYGGTETLPAVLEAAGYETYLGSAFITPYLALNGWYQSHRVYGDAPAETVLSDYRSWRRNRELSYAYLQLGDLHAPIEPPEEYVRNRDVDTSLEGLAELDKYTEDYSAAPPQWREQRLRLYQAALDYVEDTLESHLSEILDDTLVVVVGDHGEAMWENHELDKQFADSRPNYGVGHGGTPLDEIARVPLAVHHPSRDGPTFAGLPNGRDIPRTICDGVGITDPTFDGVSWFEGIPSDRSTVCEATRYGTERKAVYQGNEKVIRSQTRDITLGATVKDAGGETFDTLSEETMERLVAQLPDSWDDMDIEGEASAMVQDQLEALGYR
- a CDS encoding flippase, with amino-acid sequence MGKLENKIGDLLKSSAVVFVGLVFGKALGLLGEALIVRSLPPETYGSLALAYTITLLCGRIGNFGLQDGVTRLMSAETERSDKLRILQHGFVLAVFSGVLLGAGLLMTRELIATFVDDSLVSSYLVVFAPLVLLLIVRGIVFNALRAEERSLAAVLSRDIFGRLIPFAFLGSALYLGMPTNAAIGYWIGLPLLITVSALFFLRDQYPVSDIVTFRPRKEILGRLGRFSLPLAMSTYIFTFLSYFDILMIGYFLESSQVGFYRAIQPLQQISTLLMTAFTFLFLPTATQYYEEGDISGLGSFYSVSTKWLIIGTLPIVLVFSLFAEDVVRTLFGVAYLPAAPALAVLVAGQSFRAMVGLDGDIVKAMDRTEIELGSALAGLVVNVALNLYLIPRYGITGAAFATVVGYVVYNVVEVAIIYRLLGIHPFAFNNFKPAVVTVVFAVGVRYVTRGNEYSLLALCGIGALFGLVALISTVGTKSLDSTDRELLDRVAERTGIDLEPVQRFM
- a CDS encoding sulfatase-like hydrolase/transferase, translated to MARIAPGTLAEYYYTIYRTKIYRLVDINISCYINEKNKNSLRCTLNQLMELGTDSLAKELYGFCAFGSLAATKQWQLGTNVYDRDWDLLVVLDCCRVDALEAVRAEYDFIGDVGAIWSVGSTSKEWIANTFQERYSDQISETTYITANGFAADVLDEEPDWTEWGATQGTWMSTQRWLAPLVSRDVVDSDDLDSCHRIWDLSDRHEHGHTPYAEDVTDYTIRVGRAESPTKTIVHYMQPHAPYLANRSQSSLDDWQAKPLEELRNGGDKDRIWAEYLDNLRYVLDEVARLLENFSAQKVVITADHGELFGEFGLHDHGVGILHPALRKVPWAETTARDTGTVEPEIDIRTETSGDVKETLRNLGYFE